Proteins found in one Nocardia brasiliensis ATCC 700358 genomic segment:
- a CDS encoding metallophosphoesterase → MLDPRLRTAWLANVAVGAATVSARTPIYLRPATRRSDSIRTHRDSIIASDLEVVTVTADSVILTWTTRTRDSAGRLRPVPADTEVRLAPVDGRCQARTRYLDATPTPYHYAEVTGLEPGRGYRFEAYSNGHRAGPARTLVTRQSGTPESTGVFTTAPPPPGRLLRTLALANDVHYGEQVSGLVLSGLPTGLRHDTGRYPEVMLDALLDDVRRPDRAADHLILAGDLTDSGTLEQSRGVRARLDSWGVLGSDYVVCRGNHDKPLEQRGVRTDHWGTVFHARQQLVEYRLGGLRLIGLDTTRLRGSGGTIVAPQLDRLRDILSADPDCPTVVFGHHPVTSHAAVSNPGGPGFVLDRANAGALQAVYRAAPGVFLQHSGHTHRNRVNRPDAGTGVEFLEVAAVKEYPGGYMLLRLYTGGYTLNFYKTRSAAARSWSTRTRRQYFGLHPDHALGSCADRNHGARRDFSGIDPR, encoded by the coding sequence ATGCTCGACCCCCGACTTCGGACCGCCTGGCTGGCGAATGTGGCAGTCGGCGCGGCGACGGTGTCCGCGCGGACCCCGATCTATCTGCGGCCTGCCACCCGGCGCTCGGATTCGATACGTACGCACCGTGATTCGATCATCGCGTCGGACCTGGAGGTGGTGACGGTCACCGCAGACTCGGTGATCCTCACCTGGACCACGCGGACGCGCGACAGCGCCGGACGGCTGCGGCCCGTCCCCGCCGATACCGAGGTGCGCCTGGCCCCGGTCGACGGGCGATGCCAGGCGCGCACCCGCTACCTCGACGCGACGCCGACTCCTTATCACTACGCCGAAGTGACCGGACTGGAGCCGGGGCGCGGCTACCGCTTCGAGGCGTACTCGAACGGTCACCGCGCCGGGCCGGCTCGGACGCTGGTGACCCGCCAGTCCGGAACCCCGGAATCCACCGGTGTTTTCACGACCGCGCCACCGCCCCCGGGGCGGCTGCTGCGCACCCTCGCCCTGGCCAACGACGTGCACTACGGCGAGCAGGTCAGCGGTCTCGTGCTCAGCGGGCTGCCCACCGGCTTGCGCCACGACACCGGCCGGTATCCCGAGGTCATGCTCGATGCCCTGCTCGACGACGTACGCAGGCCCGATCGCGCGGCCGATCACCTGATCCTGGCGGGGGACCTCACCGACAGCGGCACCCTCGAACAGTCGCGGGGTGTCCGGGCCCGGTTGGATTCCTGGGGTGTGCTCGGTTCGGACTACGTCGTCTGCCGGGGCAATCACGACAAGCCGCTGGAGCAGCGTGGAGTACGAACCGATCACTGGGGCACCGTGTTTCATGCCCGGCAACAGCTGGTCGAGTATCGACTCGGCGGCCTGCGCCTGATCGGGCTGGACACCACCCGGCTGCGCGGGTCCGGTGGCACCATCGTCGCGCCGCAACTCGATCGGCTCCGCGACATCCTGTCCGCCGACCCGGACTGCCCCACCGTGGTTTTCGGCCACCATCCGGTGACTTCGCATGCGGCGGTGAGTAATCCGGGCGGCCCGGGGTTCGTGCTGGACCGCGCCAATGCCGGTGCGCTGCAGGCCGTCTACCGCGCCGCGCCGGGAGTGTTCCTGCAGCACAGCGGCCACACGCATCGCAACCGGGTGAACCGCCCGGATGCCGGGACCGGTGTCGAATTCCTCGAAGTCGCCGCGGTGAAGGAGTATCCGGGCGGGTACATGCTGCTGCGCCTCTACACCGGCGGGTACACGCTGAACTTCTACAAGACCCGCTCGGCTGCCGCGCGCAGCTGGAGCACCCGCACCCGCCGGCAGTACTTCGGGCTGCATCCCGACCACGCCCTCGGCAGCTGTGCCGACCGCAACCATGGCGCCCGCCGCGACTTCTCCGGTATTGACCCGCGCTGA
- a CDS encoding ADP-ribosylglycohydrolase family protein → MVGDFATIFDRVRGSLLGGAVGDALGWPIEFLRLEQIRAQHGPDGVTGFLPAYVQDEAQQITDDTQMTLFTAEGLLRATPGVDALPALRRSYLRWLQTQRQEEPTAQPDGWLASLPFLYAVRAPGNACMSGLGKQARGYIAPSPLGEPGPVNPESKGCGTVMRSAPFGLAGMGSERAFSLAARAAQLTHGHPTGYFAAGAFAALIDRVVSGIELPIALPQTIAQLAEFPAAAETVAALERAIEAAETPATAEQLETVGAGWIAEECLAIAVYCALHAAKTGDPRAALLLSVNHSGDSDSTGAVAGNLIGAVHGLSQLPMDLVAAVEGRDVLIQVADDLVMNYGLGDRAAVAIRYPIDEGL, encoded by the coding sequence GTGGTGGGGGATTTCGCGACGATCTTCGATCGGGTGCGCGGCTCGTTACTGGGTGGCGCCGTCGGTGACGCACTCGGCTGGCCCATCGAATTCCTGCGGCTCGAACAGATCCGGGCACAGCACGGCCCCGACGGCGTGACCGGCTTCCTGCCCGCGTACGTCCAGGACGAGGCGCAGCAGATCACCGACGACACCCAGATGACGTTGTTCACCGCGGAGGGACTGCTGCGCGCGACGCCGGGCGTGGACGCGCTGCCCGCGCTGCGCCGGTCCTACTTGCGCTGGTTGCAGACTCAGCGACAGGAAGAGCCGACGGCGCAGCCCGACGGCTGGCTGGCGAGCCTGCCGTTCCTGTACGCGGTGCGGGCGCCGGGGAACGCGTGCATGTCCGGGCTGGGCAAGCAGGCCCGCGGGTATATCGCGCCGAGTCCGCTGGGTGAGCCCGGCCCGGTGAATCCCGAGTCGAAGGGTTGCGGCACGGTGATGCGCTCCGCGCCGTTCGGCCTGGCCGGAATGGGTTCGGAGCGCGCGTTTTCGCTGGCCGCCCGAGCCGCACAGCTGACCCACGGTCATCCCACCGGCTACTTCGCCGCGGGCGCGTTCGCGGCCCTGATCGACCGGGTGGTGAGCGGTATCGAACTGCCGATCGCCCTGCCGCAGACCATCGCGCAATTGGCGGAGTTCCCCGCGGCCGCGGAAACCGTTGCGGCACTGGAACGCGCCATCGAGGCGGCCGAAACTCCGGCCACCGCCGAACAACTCGAAACCGTGGGCGCGGGCTGGATCGCCGAGGAATGTCTGGCGATCGCGGTCTACTGCGCGTTGCACGCGGCCAAGACGGGCGATCCGCGTGCGGCCCTGCTGCTCTCGGTCAATCACTCCGGCGACTCCGATTCCACCGGCGCGGTCGCGGGCAACCTGATCGGCGCCGTGCACGGGCTGTCGCAGTTGCCGATGGATCTGGTCGCCGCGGTCGAGGGGCGCGACGTGCTGATCCAGGTCGCCGACGACCTGGTGATGAACTACGGGCTCGGCGACCGAGCCGCGGTCGCCATCCGATACCCGATCGACGAAGGTCTCTGA